Genomic window (Alnus glutinosa chromosome 9, dhAlnGlut1.1, whole genome shotgun sequence):
CTTAGACAAAAGTAGAAAGAGTAGGGGAGAGATTAATGGGTTCGTTATTAAACCCACaattattgttaatttaattccttgtcttataaaaaaaaaaaatatacaaattattgataattttggcGCCATTATGTTGAAAAGACGAATATGGCCCTATTTTAAGGCAATTTTGAGGGTGATTTTGATATGTCAATgccaaaactaccaaaaaaaaaaaaaaaatggatgtcataattattaaaacaaaaagaaaacgttGGCAGCTAAggtcatttttgaaaattaattgtgATTAATTAGGGTGAGGAAATTGGGGAGAATTGTAAGACCTAGTTTTTAATTGCATGCTTGGATGGCTGCTAATTGCCTCCACATGGAGGTATATTTGcccttttctttgtttcttatcTTTTTGGCTTATAAAAGCTCACTATTAATTTCACAAATGGGAAACACCTTAAATTTGCATGTTGATGGATCAACATTTTAGAATTCAAAGAGGTAATTTAGCTAAAAGTAATGACgttttattttggtattttaaagcttttttaaGTGCATGCCCAATTAAAGATCGCAAGGGTCAAGCATGTATAAACTAGTTTTTTcctttcactcttttttttttttttttttttagagagagagaaccatGTTTAAAGTGGATGGAAAATGATTAGGAGGGATCCAATATTGCACTAGACATCGGCTAATTAGAATTTGGTCAAATTGTGGAAACCacaattttattctatttttattttaatttattgatgTAGCACTGTCAATAAGCTcttcttaaaaagaaatatttaaggGTTGATTGACATGGTCGGTTCAGCAAAATAAGATAAAGGTTTAGAGTATAACATTACCCTAAAAAAATTCATGTTATCCttacaacttatatatattagtaatcACTTATTCTTtactatttcaaaaaaaaaatcacttatttttTACCCCGGCCCTTGTCCAGATAGATCAACAGGGATAAATTTTCCTCCAACCTAGTAATTTGATATATGTACTTAAAATACGCAATtcttatatgcatttttaaaatgcatCTAATCATGGGCGGAATCGAGAATTTTAGTGTTGGGGAAGGGGGGCAAAActaagcgaaaaaaaaaaaaaaaaaaaatgggaaggaggaaattaatttttgagggTGGAtctactcaaaaaaaaaaaaaaaaaaaaggggggggtgGGGAAGAGATATAAGAGTGACGTGTCATTTAagcatgtaaaaatcacatgtttttttactaatgttattaaaataactTGTGTTTCTCATATGTCAAGAGACACGTACATGTCAATCTTAAATatgatttgtatgaaatttcctacaaatcagtttgtagaaCATTTATGTCCAAAAAAATGTATGTAAAAATCACTTACTTTAATTAGGATATaagtcaatttaatatattgaattgaaataattttctcCTACTGAGTTTGGATGAAAACTGAGTCCACTCAAGAGGCAAATATACaataagaagaacaaaaatttcattttatttttctttgatcgATCTATATATCAAGAACTTTGCagtttaaaatctttttttttttttataccaaaAATCAGCTTATAGGAATACTACATTTCCAAATAAAGAAGAACTACCTCCTATTGTATGCCTTATGATGACCCGTttgtgaatgaaaaaaaaaagaagaattttcAGCTAAAATTTTATGAAACGAAAAGccttagtcatttagttatggCTTCTTGGGAAAAGGGACCAAACTGATTAGGAAATAAAGAAATTCGTGTATATagttaatgttatatatatagtgtacGTTGTTAGGGTACATATTTTACTAGaaatttctttacaaattaatgtAGTTGTCCATTGATGAAATGATTAAGCACAAAAAAATTGacttgttaatttaattagCTAGTAGCGGATTTGTCAAGCATACGCCCATCATTTCACCGATTATAGAGTGTCTTCCTGCAAACTGGATTGTAGGATCGAGTTCCTACAAcccaacttttaaaaaaatggcatgTCCTGCTTCTTCAatgcttttttattaatactaattaaaaaaatatatatttctcacGTGCTTAAATAATACGTATCACATTTTCTTGTCTGGGTCGTATGAACTCTCGTAACTAAATTTGTAGAAAACTTCTCTATATACGGTACAAGGTGTAGTATCCTAAACATTTTCCAGGTTATTAatccaaatttcaaaaatacaaacaaatatcTAAGAAGATAATACTTCTCTTTTGGAATACAATTATTTCCTTGCATATTTGTAATGACCAAATTGTGTTAAAATATGCTTATATgcatatttataattttgtagATATTATCCTCCATTTTTTGGATATTGGACTGGACGGGGATCTAGAGGGCTCAAGCACATGAAGTGCCAAATTTAGTATCCCATTACCTATTGGGCCTAGATTCGAGCCCAACTATGTCTACCGTGAGAGAGTCTGTCCAAAGAATCTTTAGGCATGAAACAAGTTAGGCCATTCTTTAAAATCTCAGATTTTTCTTCCCCCCATGACATAATCAAAAGGTTAATTTGATAAATATTCTGATTTTAACAAAAGTAATCTTATATACTACACCCCATCTCacctttattttattgggtTAATATGACAAAGCCTATCGGTCCTtgttaaaaagggaaaaaaaaaaataattaatggatATTGTCACATCAACCCAATGAAATAAAGGTAAAATAGAAGTTTAGTATGTAGCACTATACTCTTTTAATAAAGATATTTAGGTTGATATGACACATGCAAGGACATAACCAAGGGGTCGGGGGCATAATTTTCTCTTCATGTATATGCCCAAAAATTAAGTTTGGTCTATATCAAAATTAGATTTAACCCCTCATTCATGTTTTGTCTCCCACGAAAAATCCTGATTGCACAGTTTTTTATTCCTTTAAAGATAAAATGAGATATTAGATTATAGAGAAAAAttcacttataacccttgatctttcatcatttttgtaattaagtagtcaaattttaaaaagtgtcaatttagggtattcatctttcaattttattttatttttttaatttcaactatccgttagaattttctgttaaatcctgtcaaaatttcaaaaatacctctaatttaggtgttggtcagaatttaatgaaatttacaaaaatacctatgcttgaatctttttgaaatttttttcttaaaaaaaccaaacagaTGGGTattgtgaaaattttgatatgatttaacgaaaaattataacaaatggttcaaattgaaagataaatattttaaattaacactttttaaaatttcagtaattaattttaaaaataatgaaaaatcagGAAGTTATAAAGTTTTTCATAGATTACATCTTAGGGGCAGCTCgtccataaataaatattgaaaaactTGTATTTAAAAATTCCAAGTTTAGAATTCCAGGTTATCCATGTATGGAAAGCACCGCGAGAGAGGCGGATGGAGACATGGGGAAAAGGGGCGAAGCTCAATAATCGCCTCCTTCATTTCACGTGAAAAACCCGTCATTTTCTGCTTGGCCTAACCTAATCCCTAGGGAGACCATGGGATCCCTGCGCTTGACGCAAAGTGTTTGTCAATTTTCCAttcattgttatttatttatatctATTTCCTTTGAGTAGGTATTGACTGATTGAACCTCTGTTTCCAAGcaacaacaaagagaaaaagactatGAATTGGGATTCTCTGCAAGATTACACGGGTAAAGCTATTTTAATAGACtaatatatgattattattatacaCCTTAATAATGTGTCAGTATTATTATGTCATCTTTTTTATATGAGAGTCTTATATTAGTTAGTTGTTGCACACCTTATGAGAGTCTGCTTGCTACACCAGCAGCTGCAACAAGCTGGTTTCTACTTTACATTACATACTATGAGTTGATGCTTTCCTCAGGTTCTATTCAACCCAAACAAGGCTTTGCTGCTTGTGTTAAGATTGCGCCATCACCATtaagcattttcaaaaaaaaaaggtaaatttcttataataattaaattgtaaATAGTTTATAATTgttaactctttattttttaaatattattttgtatggaagagaataaaagaaaaagggagagagagtgtaaaaaaaaagagaagagaacaaTAAAAAACTGTTTGTAAGGTGAATAATAAATACTCTTCTAACTATTTACTATTCATGGTAAAGAAAATATTTACGAAAAATAACTCATAATAATTACAGTTTGGCTATTATAAatcatttgtttatttggttAGAGATGCTGtgatagaataaaaaaataacaactaaaataaaaatttatatattttttaatagctaTTTTTTCGCCATTATAACTGATGATGATCATAGGCAAATTATTGgcttaggaaaagaaaaaagaaaaaagaaaacaaaaacgaaaAAGGTCAAATTATTGGCAATCAACTGGAGTTCGTACTGCTTTTTCAGGCACTGGTACGACGtgactgaaaaagaaaaagagatatcTCTTTCGTTTGAAGCATCCTTTTTTCTGTCATCGTGCATCACGCAATCTTCTGTACTTTTACAGATTGATGCCTCCCCATAATCACGAATGCATATTTATTTGTTCAATTGTACCCCACTACCCAGatagacacagagagagagagggagagagaagcaTAAGCTTCATTGCTTAATTTATAATGCTCGTCtgctccttttcttttcttttctttttttctaatttaaaacAAGCATATATTAACAAGAGGCTTAATTACACTTTGCCATGTGAATTGTGTCACCAAAAAGTTTGAAAACTGTGCAAAAAGCAAAACCCCAGCAAGCATTCCCCTGGTTCCCACTGGTCCAAGCTCAACCATAGATCTCCAAGCTCAACCCCTCCTCGCTCACATGCCCACCGCCCAATATTTTCCCTCACCACCCCCacaataaattcaaaaacaacaaagacaaaacgtcaaaaagaaacaaacaacaatttctctccttttttttttttttttttttgcatattgtCATCCGAGTAAAGaggaggaaaacaaaaagaggGTGGAAGTATGGTATTGGTATGGTATGGTGGGAACtacccctttttatttttttttttccattttttttttgggggggtgggggtgttATTTTTTAAGCTTCTTGAGTGGTGTCTGGGGAGTCGAGAGGGAAACAAGTGTCTTCTCCGCCAGTGTTCCAAAGGAAATGGGCATAGTTAGCCGCATAGTAAGAGTTGCTGGGGTCGGCCGAGATGGCCTCCAGGAACGTCTCCTCCGCCGCCCACAAGTCCTTCTTCACTCTCCACAAGAAGGTCGCGTACTTGCTGTATGCCTCCGCGTCGTGGGGCTCCACCCCTGCCGCCCTCTTGAAGTAATCCTCCGCTCTGTTTaccattaaacaaacaaacacaccGTCAACaccaagaaataaaaaataaaaaaatcatattttactgTGGCTATGatctctttttttatatatatataaaccgtgGCTATGATCACAATCCAAGTTTTGTACCCCATATACAAAGTTACTAAAAATATCACAGTGAAGTCAACGAGATTATAGTCAAATTGAAGATATTTTTCTTGTGAAGCACGTGGGTGTCACGCAAAGTGACATAAAAAAGATAATTTGCCAAGAAAGAGAAGCTAAACCACACATTCCTGATTCCCCCATCATCAAAACCCAAATTCAATCAAAGCGACAAAGTGGcttgaaaatggaaaaagatCTCAGTCTATGGCCCTTGGGGTATCGGAGAGTGGGAGGAGGAAACAAAGGACAACAAGAACTCCTAGTAACTTACTAACATACGGCGTCGTTCGTGGACTTGGACTTGGACTTGGACTAAAATTATTGTAATATCAATGGCAAAAGAAAACGAAGACTTAATTGTACCTGTCGTAGTCGTGGGCGACGAGGTAGAGGAACTGAGCGAAGTTGGCGAGAAGAAGAGGATTGCTGGGCTCTTGGGCCAGGCCAGTTCTGTAGAGCAGCTCTGTTCTGAAGTACTCAGCGTAGTCGTTGTCCGCTTCGATCTTAGCCGTCACGGGCGAAACGAACCGTTTCATTGTTTCTTCATCCAGAGCTTCGTCTCTGAGTACGGCTTGCATTCCCGAAGCTTCTTCGACTATGGAGTTCCAAAGAGTCGCCTCTTCTTCCTGTGTCTCTGCCTCTGCCTCTCTTGTTGTCCCGTAAGAGGAAGATGACAACTGCGAGGAAGACGCGTCGGGGGGAACCGTCCCGTACTGGTAATCCGACCCGTCGAACCGTCCGTCACCGTCGGTTCCACTACCCACCGGCCGCACCTTCCCTCCACCGCCATTGTTGCCACCAATCGAGGCCGTCTTCCCCGACGAAGAAAAACTCTTAATCGCCGAAGAATCAAACCGTTGAAGCTTCTGATCCTCATCAATTTCAACCACCGAACTAATCTCTGTCGTAGTAGAATAAGACCCAAGTGACGGTGAGGCTGCGAGTGCCACGTTGTTGTGGGCCATCGAGTACACAGTGAAATTCGCGAGGAGGATCATCACATACACCATTAGAGTAGGAGTGTGAGAGAAGACCTGTTGGAACAGCCACACGAACGAAGCGTGCATCTCCTTCTGGACACGTGCGAGAATCCCTTGTAGGTCTTCGTAGAAGAGGAACTCTCTCATATGCAACGTGTAGCTCTGGAGCTCTCTGATGATGAACACCATCGACGAGAAAGCTTTCTTTACAGAGCAACAAGCCGATTCACCGACCTCTCTGAACCCCTCCTCCCATTGCATCTTCCGCTTGATAATTCGGAGCGAAAGCGGGAGATCCACGCTGTTCGCCTTGCGCTCGATGCTCGCCGGGATGATTTCGTCTCTTCCTGGCCAATCCGGTGGCTCATGCCGGATCTCCGGCCACGGAGGCTCAAGCTCCAAAGGTGGCCGTGGTATTCTATGAGTCTGATTCTGTAAAAAGCCGACGCTACTGTTGAAACTGTCAAAACTATCTATGGAATCTGGAACCATGTGTGATTCCGAATCATCCATGGCGGTACTGTTATCGTCGTCGCTATCCTCCGACAGTTGGAATCGGAGTGCCAATTCTTGAATCTTCTTCGAGAATTCTTCGTCCGAAAAAGCGTCTAAGCTGGCACTG
Coding sequences:
- the LOC133877247 gene encoding uncharacterized protein LOC133877247, with the protein product MGVKVATTCLHWSQPILPRSPSSSQTLASAISSPSRRRRSCDGGALVCRYVQRLDRSAFFGVPPTKLYRSQSFDYPKPRAGTLKRACSASLDAFSDEEFSKKIQELALRFQLSEDSDDDNSTAMDDSESHMVPDSIDSFDSFNSSVGFLQNQTHRIPRPPLELEPPWPEIRHEPPDWPGRDEIIPASIERKANSVDLPLSLRIIKRKMQWEEGFREVGESACCSVKKAFSSMVFIIRELQSYTLHMREFLFYEDLQGILARVQKEMHASFVWLFQQVFSHTPTLMVYVMILLANFTVYSMAHNNVALAASPSLGSYSTTTEISSVVEIDEDQKLQRFDSSAIKSFSSSGKTASIGGNNGGGGKVRPVGSGTDGDGRFDGSDYQYGTVPPDASSSQLSSSSYGTTREAEAETQEEEATLWNSIVEEASGMQAVLRDEALDEETMKRFVSPVTAKIEADNDYAEYFRTELLYRTGLAQEPSNPLLLANFAQFLYLVAHDYDRAEDYFKRAAGVEPHDAEAYSKYATFLWRVKKDLWAAEETFLEAISADPSNSYYAANYAHFLWNTGGEDTCFPLDSPDTTQEA